The Macaca fascicularis isolate 582-1 chromosome 1, T2T-MFA8v1.1 genome includes a window with the following:
- the LOC101866300 gene encoding protein argonaute-4 isoform X2, with the protein MVRHFKMQIFGDRQPGYDGKRNMYTAHPLPIGRDRVDMEVTLPGEGKDQTFKVSVQWVSVVSLQLLLEALAGHLNEVPDDSVQALDVITRHLPSMRYTPVGRSFFSPPEGYYHPLGGGREVWFGFHQSVRPAMWNMMLNIDVSATAFYRAQPIIEFMCEVLDIQNINEQTKPLTDSQRVKFTKEIRGLKVEVTHCGQMKRKYRVCNVTRRPASHQTFPLQLENGQAMECTVAQYFKQKYSLQLKYPHLPCLQVGQEQKHTYLPLEVCNIVAGQRCIKKLTDNQTSTMIKATARSAPDRQEEISRLVKSNSMVGGPDPYLKEFGIVVHNEMTELTGRVLPAPMLQYGGRNKTVATPNQGVWDMRGKQFYAGIEIKVWAVACFAPQKQCREDLLKSFTDQLRKISKDAGMPIQGQPCFCKYAQGADSVEPMFKHLKMTYVGLQLIVVILPGKTPVYAEVKRVGDTLLGMATQCVQVKNVVKTSPQTLSNLCLKINAKLGGINNVLVPHQRPSVFQQPVIFLGADVTHPPAGDGKKPSIAAVVGSMDGHPSRYCATVRVQTSRQEISQELLYSQEVIQDLTNMVRELLIQFYKSTRFKPTRIIYYRGGVSEGQMKQVAWPELIAIRKACISLEEDYRPGITYIVVQKRHHTRLFCADKTERVGKSGNVPAGTTVDSTITHPSEFDFYLCSHAGIQGTSRPSHYQVLWDDNCFTADELQLLTYQLCHTYVRCTRSVSIPAPAYYARLVAFRARYHLVDKDHDSAEGSHVSGQSNGRDPQALAKAVQIHHDTQHTMYFA; encoded by the exons ATGGTGCGGCACTTCAAGATGCAAATATTTGGTGATCGGCAGCCTGGGTATGATGGCAAAAGAAACATGTACACAGCGCATCCACTACCAATCGGACGGGATAGG GTTGATATGGAGGTGACTCTTCCAGGCGAGGGTAAAGACCAAACCTTTAAAGTGTCTGTTCAGTGGGTGTCAGTTGTGAGCCTTCAGTTGCTTTTAGAAGCTTTGGCTGGGCACTTGAATGAAGTCCCAGATGACTCAGTACAAGCACTCGATGTTATCACAAGACACCTTCCCTCCATGAG GTACACCCCAGTGGGCCGTTCCTTTTTCTCACCTCCTGAAGGTTACTACCACCCtctgggagggggaagggaggtcTGGTTTGGTTTTCATCAGTCTGTGAGACCTGCCATGTGGAATATGATGCTCAACATTGATG TATCTGCAACTGCTTTCTACCGGGCTCAGCCTATCATTGAGTTCATGTGTGAGGTTTTAGACATTCAGAACATCAATGAACAGACCAAACCTCTAACAGACTCCCAGCGTGTCAAGTTTACCAAAGAAATCAGAG gtcTCAAAGTTGAGGTGACCCACTGTGGACAGATGAAACGAAAATACCGAGTTTGTAATGTGACTAGACGGCCAGCCAGTCATCAAAC TTTTCCTTTGCAGCTAGAAAACGGTCAAGCTATGGAATGTACAGTAGCTcaatattttaagcaaaagtATAGTCTGCAGCTGAAATACCCCCATCTTCCCTGTCTCCAAGTGGGACAAGAACAAAAGCATACATACTTGCCACTTGAG GTCTGTAATATAGTGGCAGGACAGCGATGTATCAAGAAGCTCACAGACAATCAGACTTCCACAATGATCAAAGCTACAGCAAGATCTGCTCCTGACAGACAGGAAGAGATCAGTAGACTG GTGAAGAGCAACAGTATGGTGGGTGGACCTGATCCATACCTTAAAGAATTTGGTATTGTTGTCCACAATGAAATGACAGAGCTCACAGGCAGGGTACTTCCAGCACCAATGCTGCAATATGGAGGCCGg aataaaacagTAGCCACACCCAACCAGGGTGTCTGGGACATGCGAGGAAAGCAGTTTTATGCTGGCATTGAAATTAAAGTTTGGGCAGTTGCTTGTTTTGCACCTCAGAAACAATGTAGGGAAGATTTACTAAA GAGTTTCACTGACCAACTGCGTAAAATCTCTAAGGATGCAGGAATGCCCATCCAGGGTCAGCCATGTTTCTGCAAGTATGCACAAGGTGCAGACAGTGTGGAGCCTATGTTTAAACATCTGAAAATGACTTATGTGGGCCTACAGCTAATAGTGGTTATCCTGCCTGGAAAGACACCAGTATATG cgGAGGTGAAACGTGTTGGAGATACCCTTCTAGGTATGGCCACACAGTGTGTCCAAGTAAAAAATGTAGTGAAGACCTCACCTCAAACCCTTTCCAATCTTTGCCTGAAGATAAATGCAAAACTTGGAGGAATTAACAATGTGCTTGTGCCTCATCAAAG GCCCTCGGTGTTCCAGCAGCCTGTCATCTTCCTGGGAGCGGATGTCACACACCCCCCAGCAGGGGATGGGAAGAAGCCTTCCATTGCTGCTGTGGTTGGCAGTATGGATGGCCACCCCAGCCGGTATTGTGCCACCGTTCGGGTGCAGACTTCCCGGCAGGAGATCTCCCAAGAGCTCCTCTACAGTCAAGAGGTCATCCAGGACCTGACTAACATGGTTCGAGAGCTGCTGATTCAGTTCTACAAATCCACACGCTTCAAACCCACTCGGATCATCTATTACCGTGGAGGGGTATCTGAGGGACAAATGAAGCAG GTAGCTTGGCCAGAACTAATAGCAATTCGAAAGGCATGTATTAGCTTGGAAGAAGATTACCGGCCAGGAATAACATATATTGTGGTGCAAAAAAGACATCACACACGACTCTTCTGTGCAGATAAAACAGAAAGG GTAGGGAAAAGTGGCAATGTACCAGCAGGCACTACAGTGGATAGTACCATCACACATCCATCTGAGTTTGACTTTTACCTCTGTAGTCATGCAGGAATTCAG GGAACTAGCCGTCCCTCACATTACCAGGTCTTGTGGGATGACAACTGCTTCACTGCAGATGAACTCCAGCTACTGACTTACCAGCTGTGTCACACCTATGTGAGGTGCACTCGCTCAGTCTCTATTCCAGCCCCTGCATATTATGCCCGGCTTGTAGCATTTAGGGCAAGGTATCATCTGGTGGATAAAGATCATGACAG
- the LOC101866300 gene encoding protein argonaute-4 isoform X1, whose protein sequence is MEALGPGPPASLFQPPRRPGLGTVGKPIRLLANHFQVQIPKIDVYHYDVDIKPEKRPRRVNREVVDTMVRHFKMQIFGDRQPGYDGKRNMYTAHPLPIGRDRVDMEVTLPGEGKDQTFKVSVQWVSVVSLQLLLEALAGHLNEVPDDSVQALDVITRHLPSMRYTPVGRSFFSPPEGYYHPLGGGREVWFGFHQSVRPAMWNMMLNIDVSATAFYRAQPIIEFMCEVLDIQNINEQTKPLTDSQRVKFTKEIRGLKVEVTHCGQMKRKYRVCNVTRRPASHQTFPLQLENGQAMECTVAQYFKQKYSLQLKYPHLPCLQVGQEQKHTYLPLEVCNIVAGQRCIKKLTDNQTSTMIKATARSAPDRQEEISRLVKSNSMVGGPDPYLKEFGIVVHNEMTELTGRVLPAPMLQYGGRNKTVATPNQGVWDMRGKQFYAGIEIKVWAVACFAPQKQCREDLLKSFTDQLRKISKDAGMPIQGQPCFCKYAQGADSVEPMFKHLKMTYVGLQLIVVILPGKTPVYAEVKRVGDTLLGMATQCVQVKNVVKTSPQTLSNLCLKINAKLGGINNVLVPHQRPSVFQQPVIFLGADVTHPPAGDGKKPSIAAVVGSMDGHPSRYCATVRVQTSRQEISQELLYSQEVIQDLTNMVRELLIQFYKSTRFKPTRIIYYRGGVSEGQMKQVAWPELIAIRKACISLEEDYRPGITYIVVQKRHHTRLFCADKTERVGKSGNVPAGTTVDSTITHPSEFDFYLCSHAGIQGTSRPSHYQVLWDDNCFTADELQLLTYQLCHTYVRCTRSVSIPAPAYYARLVAFRARYHLVDKDHDSAEGSHVSGQSNGRDPQALAKAVQIHHDTQHTMYFA, encoded by the exons GACCTCCGGCTAGCCTGTTTCAGCCACCTCGTCGTCCTGGCCTTGGAACTGTTGGAAAACCAATTCGACTGTTAGCCAATCATTTTCAGGTTCAGATTCCTAAAATAGATGTGTATCACTATGATGTGGATATTAAGCCTGAAAAACGGCCTCGTAGAGTCAACAG GGAGGTAGTAGATACAATGGTGCGGCACTTCAAGATGCAAATATTTGGTGATCGGCAGCCTGGGTATGATGGCAAAAGAAACATGTACACAGCGCATCCACTACCAATCGGACGGGATAGG GTTGATATGGAGGTGACTCTTCCAGGCGAGGGTAAAGACCAAACCTTTAAAGTGTCTGTTCAGTGGGTGTCAGTTGTGAGCCTTCAGTTGCTTTTAGAAGCTTTGGCTGGGCACTTGAATGAAGTCCCAGATGACTCAGTACAAGCACTCGATGTTATCACAAGACACCTTCCCTCCATGAG GTACACCCCAGTGGGCCGTTCCTTTTTCTCACCTCCTGAAGGTTACTACCACCCtctgggagggggaagggaggtcTGGTTTGGTTTTCATCAGTCTGTGAGACCTGCCATGTGGAATATGATGCTCAACATTGATG TATCTGCAACTGCTTTCTACCGGGCTCAGCCTATCATTGAGTTCATGTGTGAGGTTTTAGACATTCAGAACATCAATGAACAGACCAAACCTCTAACAGACTCCCAGCGTGTCAAGTTTACCAAAGAAATCAGAG gtcTCAAAGTTGAGGTGACCCACTGTGGACAGATGAAACGAAAATACCGAGTTTGTAATGTGACTAGACGGCCAGCCAGTCATCAAAC TTTTCCTTTGCAGCTAGAAAACGGTCAAGCTATGGAATGTACAGTAGCTcaatattttaagcaaaagtATAGTCTGCAGCTGAAATACCCCCATCTTCCCTGTCTCCAAGTGGGACAAGAACAAAAGCATACATACTTGCCACTTGAG GTCTGTAATATAGTGGCAGGACAGCGATGTATCAAGAAGCTCACAGACAATCAGACTTCCACAATGATCAAAGCTACAGCAAGATCTGCTCCTGACAGACAGGAAGAGATCAGTAGACTG GTGAAGAGCAACAGTATGGTGGGTGGACCTGATCCATACCTTAAAGAATTTGGTATTGTTGTCCACAATGAAATGACAGAGCTCACAGGCAGGGTACTTCCAGCACCAATGCTGCAATATGGAGGCCGg aataaaacagTAGCCACACCCAACCAGGGTGTCTGGGACATGCGAGGAAAGCAGTTTTATGCTGGCATTGAAATTAAAGTTTGGGCAGTTGCTTGTTTTGCACCTCAGAAACAATGTAGGGAAGATTTACTAAA GAGTTTCACTGACCAACTGCGTAAAATCTCTAAGGATGCAGGAATGCCCATCCAGGGTCAGCCATGTTTCTGCAAGTATGCACAAGGTGCAGACAGTGTGGAGCCTATGTTTAAACATCTGAAAATGACTTATGTGGGCCTACAGCTAATAGTGGTTATCCTGCCTGGAAAGACACCAGTATATG cgGAGGTGAAACGTGTTGGAGATACCCTTCTAGGTATGGCCACACAGTGTGTCCAAGTAAAAAATGTAGTGAAGACCTCACCTCAAACCCTTTCCAATCTTTGCCTGAAGATAAATGCAAAACTTGGAGGAATTAACAATGTGCTTGTGCCTCATCAAAG GCCCTCGGTGTTCCAGCAGCCTGTCATCTTCCTGGGAGCGGATGTCACACACCCCCCAGCAGGGGATGGGAAGAAGCCTTCCATTGCTGCTGTGGTTGGCAGTATGGATGGCCACCCCAGCCGGTATTGTGCCACCGTTCGGGTGCAGACTTCCCGGCAGGAGATCTCCCAAGAGCTCCTCTACAGTCAAGAGGTCATCCAGGACCTGACTAACATGGTTCGAGAGCTGCTGATTCAGTTCTACAAATCCACACGCTTCAAACCCACTCGGATCATCTATTACCGTGGAGGGGTATCTGAGGGACAAATGAAGCAG GTAGCTTGGCCAGAACTAATAGCAATTCGAAAGGCATGTATTAGCTTGGAAGAAGATTACCGGCCAGGAATAACATATATTGTGGTGCAAAAAAGACATCACACACGACTCTTCTGTGCAGATAAAACAGAAAGG GTAGGGAAAAGTGGCAATGTACCAGCAGGCACTACAGTGGATAGTACCATCACACATCCATCTGAGTTTGACTTTTACCTCTGTAGTCATGCAGGAATTCAG GGAACTAGCCGTCCCTCACATTACCAGGTCTTGTGGGATGACAACTGCTTCACTGCAGATGAACTCCAGCTACTGACTTACCAGCTGTGTCACACCTATGTGAGGTGCACTCGCTCAGTCTCTATTCCAGCCCCTGCATATTATGCCCGGCTTGTAGCATTTAGGGCAAGGTATCATCTGGTGGATAAAGATCATGACAG
- the LOC101866300 gene encoding protein argonaute-4 isoform X3 produces MEALGPGPPASLFQPPRRPGLGTVGKPIRLLANHFQVQIPKIDVYHYDVDIKPEKRPRRVNREVVDTMVRHFKMQIFGDRQPGYDGKRNMYTAHPLPIGRDRVDMEVTLPGEGKDQTFKVSVQWVSVVSLQLLLEALAGHLNEVPDDSVQALDVITRHLPSMRYTPVGRSFFSPPEGYYHPLGGGREVWFGFHQSVRPAMWNMMLNIDVSATAFYRAQPIIEFMCEVLDIQNINEQTKPLTDSQRVKFTKEIRGLKVEVTHCGQMKRKYRVCNVTRRPASHQTFPLQLENGQAMECTVAQYFKQKYSLQLKYPHLPCLQVGQEQKHTYLPLEVCNIVAGQRCIKKLTDNQTSTMIKATARSAPDRQEEISRLVKSNSMVGGPDPYLKEFGIVVHNEMTELTGRVLPAPMLQYGGRNKTVATPNQGVWDMRGKQFYAGIEIKVWAVACFAPQKQCREDLLKSFTDQLRKISKDAGMPIQGQPCFCKYAQGADSVEPMFKHLKMTYVGLQLIVVILPGKTPVYAEVKRVGDTLLGMATQCVQVKNVVKTSPQTLSNLCLKINAKLGGINNVLVPHQRPSVFQQPVIFLGADVTHPPAGDGKKPSIAAVVGSMDGHPSRYCATVRVQTSRQEISQELLYSQEVIQDLTNMVRELLIQFYKSTRFKPTRIIYYRGGVSEGQMKQVAWPELIAIRKACISLEEDYRPGITYIVVQKRHHTRLFCADKTERVGKSGNVPAGTTVDSTITHPSEFDFYLCSHAGIQCGRQSCVRTEQRPGSSGLG; encoded by the exons GACCTCCGGCTAGCCTGTTTCAGCCACCTCGTCGTCCTGGCCTTGGAACTGTTGGAAAACCAATTCGACTGTTAGCCAATCATTTTCAGGTTCAGATTCCTAAAATAGATGTGTATCACTATGATGTGGATATTAAGCCTGAAAAACGGCCTCGTAGAGTCAACAG GGAGGTAGTAGATACAATGGTGCGGCACTTCAAGATGCAAATATTTGGTGATCGGCAGCCTGGGTATGATGGCAAAAGAAACATGTACACAGCGCATCCACTACCAATCGGACGGGATAGG GTTGATATGGAGGTGACTCTTCCAGGCGAGGGTAAAGACCAAACCTTTAAAGTGTCTGTTCAGTGGGTGTCAGTTGTGAGCCTTCAGTTGCTTTTAGAAGCTTTGGCTGGGCACTTGAATGAAGTCCCAGATGACTCAGTACAAGCACTCGATGTTATCACAAGACACCTTCCCTCCATGAG GTACACCCCAGTGGGCCGTTCCTTTTTCTCACCTCCTGAAGGTTACTACCACCCtctgggagggggaagggaggtcTGGTTTGGTTTTCATCAGTCTGTGAGACCTGCCATGTGGAATATGATGCTCAACATTGATG TATCTGCAACTGCTTTCTACCGGGCTCAGCCTATCATTGAGTTCATGTGTGAGGTTTTAGACATTCAGAACATCAATGAACAGACCAAACCTCTAACAGACTCCCAGCGTGTCAAGTTTACCAAAGAAATCAGAG gtcTCAAAGTTGAGGTGACCCACTGTGGACAGATGAAACGAAAATACCGAGTTTGTAATGTGACTAGACGGCCAGCCAGTCATCAAAC TTTTCCTTTGCAGCTAGAAAACGGTCAAGCTATGGAATGTACAGTAGCTcaatattttaagcaaaagtATAGTCTGCAGCTGAAATACCCCCATCTTCCCTGTCTCCAAGTGGGACAAGAACAAAAGCATACATACTTGCCACTTGAG GTCTGTAATATAGTGGCAGGACAGCGATGTATCAAGAAGCTCACAGACAATCAGACTTCCACAATGATCAAAGCTACAGCAAGATCTGCTCCTGACAGACAGGAAGAGATCAGTAGACTG GTGAAGAGCAACAGTATGGTGGGTGGACCTGATCCATACCTTAAAGAATTTGGTATTGTTGTCCACAATGAAATGACAGAGCTCACAGGCAGGGTACTTCCAGCACCAATGCTGCAATATGGAGGCCGg aataaaacagTAGCCACACCCAACCAGGGTGTCTGGGACATGCGAGGAAAGCAGTTTTATGCTGGCATTGAAATTAAAGTTTGGGCAGTTGCTTGTTTTGCACCTCAGAAACAATGTAGGGAAGATTTACTAAA GAGTTTCACTGACCAACTGCGTAAAATCTCTAAGGATGCAGGAATGCCCATCCAGGGTCAGCCATGTTTCTGCAAGTATGCACAAGGTGCAGACAGTGTGGAGCCTATGTTTAAACATCTGAAAATGACTTATGTGGGCCTACAGCTAATAGTGGTTATCCTGCCTGGAAAGACACCAGTATATG cgGAGGTGAAACGTGTTGGAGATACCCTTCTAGGTATGGCCACACAGTGTGTCCAAGTAAAAAATGTAGTGAAGACCTCACCTCAAACCCTTTCCAATCTTTGCCTGAAGATAAATGCAAAACTTGGAGGAATTAACAATGTGCTTGTGCCTCATCAAAG GCCCTCGGTGTTCCAGCAGCCTGTCATCTTCCTGGGAGCGGATGTCACACACCCCCCAGCAGGGGATGGGAAGAAGCCTTCCATTGCTGCTGTGGTTGGCAGTATGGATGGCCACCCCAGCCGGTATTGTGCCACCGTTCGGGTGCAGACTTCCCGGCAGGAGATCTCCCAAGAGCTCCTCTACAGTCAAGAGGTCATCCAGGACCTGACTAACATGGTTCGAGAGCTGCTGATTCAGTTCTACAAATCCACACGCTTCAAACCCACTCGGATCATCTATTACCGTGGAGGGGTATCTGAGGGACAAATGAAGCAG GTAGCTTGGCCAGAACTAATAGCAATTCGAAAGGCATGTATTAGCTTGGAAGAAGATTACCGGCCAGGAATAACATATATTGTGGTGCAAAAAAGACATCACACACGACTCTTCTGTGCAGATAAAACAGAAAGG GTAGGGAAAAGTGGCAATGTACCAGCAGGCACTACAGTGGATAGTACCATCACACATCCATCTGAGTTTGACTTTTACCTCTGTAGTCATGCAGGAATTCAG
- the LOC101866300 gene encoding protein argonaute-4 isoform X4: protein MVRHFKMQIFGDRQPGYDGKRNMYTAHPLPIGRDRVDMEVTLPGEGKDQTFKVSVQWVSVVSLQLLLEALAGHLNEVPDDSVQALDVITRHLPSMRYTPVGRSFFSPPEGYYHPLGGGREVWFGFHQSVRPAMWNMMLNIDVSATAFYRAQPIIEFMCEVLDIQNINEQTKPLTDSQRVKFTKEIRGLKVEVTHCGQMKRKYRVCNVTRRPASHQTFPLQLENGQAMECTVAQYFKQKYSLQLKYPHLPCLQVGQEQKHTYLPLEVCNIVAGQRCIKKLTDNQTSTMIKATARSAPDRQEEISRLVKSNSMVGGPDPYLKEFGIVVHNEMTELTGRVLPAPMLQYGGRNKTVATPNQGVWDMRGKQFYAGIEIKVWAVACFAPQKQCREDLLKSFTDQLRKISKDAGMPIQGQPCFCKYAQGADSVEPMFKHLKMTYVGLQLIVVILPGKTPVYAEVKRVGDTLLGMATQCVQVKNVVKTSPQTLSNLCLKINAKLGGINNVLVPHQRPSVFQQPVIFLGADVTHPPAGDGKKPSIAAVVGSMDGHPSRYCATVRVQTSRQEISQELLYSQEVIQDLTNMVRELLIQFYKSTRFKPTRIIYYRGGVSEGQMKQVAWPELIAIRKACISLEEDYRPGITYIVVQKRHHTRLFCADKTERVGKSGNVPAGTTVDSTITHPSEFDFYLCSHAGIQCGRQSCVRTEQRPGSSGLG from the exons ATGGTGCGGCACTTCAAGATGCAAATATTTGGTGATCGGCAGCCTGGGTATGATGGCAAAAGAAACATGTACACAGCGCATCCACTACCAATCGGACGGGATAGG GTTGATATGGAGGTGACTCTTCCAGGCGAGGGTAAAGACCAAACCTTTAAAGTGTCTGTTCAGTGGGTGTCAGTTGTGAGCCTTCAGTTGCTTTTAGAAGCTTTGGCTGGGCACTTGAATGAAGTCCCAGATGACTCAGTACAAGCACTCGATGTTATCACAAGACACCTTCCCTCCATGAG GTACACCCCAGTGGGCCGTTCCTTTTTCTCACCTCCTGAAGGTTACTACCACCCtctgggagggggaagggaggtcTGGTTTGGTTTTCATCAGTCTGTGAGACCTGCCATGTGGAATATGATGCTCAACATTGATG TATCTGCAACTGCTTTCTACCGGGCTCAGCCTATCATTGAGTTCATGTGTGAGGTTTTAGACATTCAGAACATCAATGAACAGACCAAACCTCTAACAGACTCCCAGCGTGTCAAGTTTACCAAAGAAATCAGAG gtcTCAAAGTTGAGGTGACCCACTGTGGACAGATGAAACGAAAATACCGAGTTTGTAATGTGACTAGACGGCCAGCCAGTCATCAAAC TTTTCCTTTGCAGCTAGAAAACGGTCAAGCTATGGAATGTACAGTAGCTcaatattttaagcaaaagtATAGTCTGCAGCTGAAATACCCCCATCTTCCCTGTCTCCAAGTGGGACAAGAACAAAAGCATACATACTTGCCACTTGAG GTCTGTAATATAGTGGCAGGACAGCGATGTATCAAGAAGCTCACAGACAATCAGACTTCCACAATGATCAAAGCTACAGCAAGATCTGCTCCTGACAGACAGGAAGAGATCAGTAGACTG GTGAAGAGCAACAGTATGGTGGGTGGACCTGATCCATACCTTAAAGAATTTGGTATTGTTGTCCACAATGAAATGACAGAGCTCACAGGCAGGGTACTTCCAGCACCAATGCTGCAATATGGAGGCCGg aataaaacagTAGCCACACCCAACCAGGGTGTCTGGGACATGCGAGGAAAGCAGTTTTATGCTGGCATTGAAATTAAAGTTTGGGCAGTTGCTTGTTTTGCACCTCAGAAACAATGTAGGGAAGATTTACTAAA GAGTTTCACTGACCAACTGCGTAAAATCTCTAAGGATGCAGGAATGCCCATCCAGGGTCAGCCATGTTTCTGCAAGTATGCACAAGGTGCAGACAGTGTGGAGCCTATGTTTAAACATCTGAAAATGACTTATGTGGGCCTACAGCTAATAGTGGTTATCCTGCCTGGAAAGACACCAGTATATG cgGAGGTGAAACGTGTTGGAGATACCCTTCTAGGTATGGCCACACAGTGTGTCCAAGTAAAAAATGTAGTGAAGACCTCACCTCAAACCCTTTCCAATCTTTGCCTGAAGATAAATGCAAAACTTGGAGGAATTAACAATGTGCTTGTGCCTCATCAAAG GCCCTCGGTGTTCCAGCAGCCTGTCATCTTCCTGGGAGCGGATGTCACACACCCCCCAGCAGGGGATGGGAAGAAGCCTTCCATTGCTGCTGTGGTTGGCAGTATGGATGGCCACCCCAGCCGGTATTGTGCCACCGTTCGGGTGCAGACTTCCCGGCAGGAGATCTCCCAAGAGCTCCTCTACAGTCAAGAGGTCATCCAGGACCTGACTAACATGGTTCGAGAGCTGCTGATTCAGTTCTACAAATCCACACGCTTCAAACCCACTCGGATCATCTATTACCGTGGAGGGGTATCTGAGGGACAAATGAAGCAG GTAGCTTGGCCAGAACTAATAGCAATTCGAAAGGCATGTATTAGCTTGGAAGAAGATTACCGGCCAGGAATAACATATATTGTGGTGCAAAAAAGACATCACACACGACTCTTCTGTGCAGATAAAACAGAAAGG GTAGGGAAAAGTGGCAATGTACCAGCAGGCACTACAGTGGATAGTACCATCACACATCCATCTGAGTTTGACTTTTACCTCTGTAGTCATGCAGGAATTCAG